The segment acaaatattagGATGCTGTATTTATCTCATTAATTAGTTACAGTAAGACAGAGGAGGTGACATAGTCATCGAAAAGCCACGCATTGAAAGGAATACAGGTGATGGGGGTTTGGAACTCCTCCAAACAGACGGTGCAAGATATGATTCCAGTATTTCTGCTTCTTTCCCTGTTGAAagaagaacagagaaaaaataagTGTGTTAACAATCACATACGAAATAAACAAATCAAGCTTGAAGCAGGCAGGCAATTCGTGTGATATTCAGTACATTTTGACGTCACATGACTTCTCGTGATTGCAGAACGGACAGGTGAACTGAGAGTCCAGATCCCCAGTCATCTTCTTCTTCGGTGGGGGCTTTCGTTTAGACTTGCGCCGACCCATTGCACACAAAAGTCAGTCGAGTCTGTGTGAGGAAGAGACGaaaacaaacactcaaacaGCTTCGACGAGTATA is part of the Pungitius pungitius chromosome 9, fPunPun2.1, whole genome shotgun sequence genome and harbors:
- the LOC119218144 gene encoding transcription elongation factor 1 homolog, whose product is MGRRKSKRKPPPKKKMTGDLDSQFTCPFCNHEKSCDVKMERSRNTGIISCTVCLEEFQTPITYLSEAVDVYSDWIDACETANQ